The following are encoded together in the Bubalus kerabau isolate K-KA32 ecotype Philippines breed swamp buffalo chromosome 3, PCC_UOA_SB_1v2, whole genome shotgun sequence genome:
- the LY6G6F gene encoding lymphocyte antigen 6 complex locus protein G6f — MTVLFLLLLFLCGLPQAEADSIQAIYVVLGEALELPCPSPPALHGDEFLSWFHSPASGSSTAFVAHVQVARPSRDPGKPRRESRLKLLGNYSLWLEGSKAGDAGRYWCAVLGQRYRYQNWRVYDVSVLRGSQFSARAADGSSCSVLLCSVIPARSLDSVTWQEGKGPVKGDVQSFWGDGATLLLVCPGEGLPEPRARKPGIIRCLVPQNKGISFSLAASTDASPALCAPSADWDVAWILTLLLTVGQGFTIVVLGVMLWRQRAQGAQHRNASFPQFKPEIQVYENIHLAHLSPPAPKAR, encoded by the exons ATGACTGTCTTATTTCTCCTCCTTCTGTTCCTATGTGGGCTTCCCCAGGCTGAAGCAG acAGCATCCAGGCCATCTATGTGGTCTTGGGGGAGGCACTGGAGCTGCCATGTCCTTCACCACCTGCCCTGCATGGGGACGAATTCCTGTCCTGGTTCCACAGCCCGGCATCAGGCTCCTCCACTGCTTTCGTGGCCCATGTCCAAGTGGCCAGGCCCTCCCgagaccctgggaagcccagaagggaATCCAGGCTCAAACTGCTGGGAAACTACTCTTTGTGGCTGGAAGGgtccaaggcaggagatgctggGCGGTACTGGTGTGCTGTGCTGGGTCAGCGCTACAGGTACCAGAATTGGAGGGTGTATGACGTCTCCGTGCTCAGAG gaTCCCAGTTCTCTGCGAGGGCTGCAGATGGATCTTCCTGCTCTGTCCTCCTATGTTCTGTGATCCCTGCCAGGAGCCTGGACTCTGTGAcctggcaggaggggaagggtccTGTGAAGGGGGATGTGCAGTCCTTCTGGGGTGATGGGGCTACCCTGCTCTTGGTGTGTCCTGGGGAGGGGCTTCCTGAGCCCAGAGCACGTAAACCAGGAATCATCCGCTGCCTTGTGCCTCAAAACAAAGGGATCAGCTTTAGCCTGGCAG CCTCCACGGATGCCTCCCCTGCCCTCTGTGCCCCTTCCGCAGACTGGGATGTGGCCTGGATCCTGACACTGTTGCTCACAGTGGGCCAGGGGTTCACCATTGTGGTCCTTGGCGTCATGCTCTGGAGGCAGAGGGCCCAGGGGGCTCAACACAGAA ATGCCTCATTTCCTCAGTTCAAACCCGAGATCCAGGTCTATGAGAACATCCATTTGGCCCATCTCAG CCCACCTGCCCCTAAAGCCAGGTGA
- the LOC129645738 gene encoding lymphocyte antigen 6G6e-like isoform X3: MGTSSIFLCILFLGLAASLAQRQLRCYTCNFAKPCYPVPTKCQEDEVCGISIGTSEQSEVIERKGCLPRAECSLQGHTTYWSRSYTLRHHCCEQDLCNSATTPRQLPSFLLITLLVLLASFTWGGHQPPVQDSSTVTAALATPTQRSLEICPRT; encoded by the exons ATGGGTACCTCCAGCATCTtcctctgcatcctgttccttg GTCTTGCCGCCTCCCTGGCCCAGAGACAGCTCCGCTGTTACACCTGCAACTTTGCCAAACCCTGCTACCCTGTTCCCACCAAGTGTCAGGAGGATGAAGTTTGTGGCATCAGTATTGGTACCTCAG AACAGAGTGAGGTCATCGAGCGGAAGGGCTGCCTCCCAAGGGCCGAGTGCTCCCTGCAGGGCCACACCACCTACTGGTCCCGCTCCTACACTCTTCGACACCACTGCTGTGAGCAGGACCTGTGCAACTCGGCTACCACGCCGCGCCAGCTCCCCAGCTTCCTCCTCATCACCCTGCTTGTCCTCCTGGCCAGCTTCACCTGGGGAGGCCACCAGCCTCCAGTTCAAGACTCCTCCACTGTCACTGCAGCCCTGGCAACACCTACACAGAGATCTTTGGAGATCTGCCCAAGAACCTGA
- the LOC129645738 gene encoding lymphocyte antigen 6G6e-like isoform X1: MGTSSIFLCILFLGGPLGKGLAASLAQRQLRCYTCNFAKPCYPVPTKCQEDEVCGISIGTSEQSEVIERKGCLPRAECSLQGHTTYWSRSYTLRHHCCEQDLCNSATTPRQLPSFLLITLLVLLASFTWGGHQPPVQDSSTVTAALATPTQRSLEICPRT, from the exons ATGGGTACCTCCAGCATCTtcctctgcatcctgttccttgGTGGGCCACTGGGTAAGG GTCTTGCCGCCTCCCTGGCCCAGAGACAGCTCCGCTGTTACACCTGCAACTTTGCCAAACCCTGCTACCCTGTTCCCACCAAGTGTCAGGAGGATGAAGTTTGTGGCATCAGTATTGGTACCTCAG AACAGAGTGAGGTCATCGAGCGGAAGGGCTGCCTCCCAAGGGCCGAGTGCTCCCTGCAGGGCCACACCACCTACTGGTCCCGCTCCTACACTCTTCGACACCACTGCTGTGAGCAGGACCTGTGCAACTCGGCTACCACGCCGCGCCAGCTCCCCAGCTTCCTCCTCATCACCCTGCTTGTCCTCCTGGCCAGCTTCACCTGGGGAGGCCACCAGCCTCCAGTTCAAGACTCCTCCACTGTCACTGCAGCCCTGGCAACACCTACACAGAGATCTTTGGAGATCTGCCCAAGAACCTGA
- the LOC129645738 gene encoding lymphocyte antigen 6G6e-like isoform X2, which produces MGTSSIFLCILFLGGPLGLAASLAQRQLRCYTCNFAKPCYPVPTKCQEDEVCGISIGTSEQSEVIERKGCLPRAECSLQGHTTYWSRSYTLRHHCCEQDLCNSATTPRQLPSFLLITLLVLLASFTWGGHQPPVQDSSTVTAALATPTQRSLEICPRT; this is translated from the exons ATGGGTACCTCCAGCATCTtcctctgcatcctgttccttgGTGGGCCACTGG GTCTTGCCGCCTCCCTGGCCCAGAGACAGCTCCGCTGTTACACCTGCAACTTTGCCAAACCCTGCTACCCTGTTCCCACCAAGTGTCAGGAGGATGAAGTTTGTGGCATCAGTATTGGTACCTCAG AACAGAGTGAGGTCATCGAGCGGAAGGGCTGCCTCCCAAGGGCCGAGTGCTCCCTGCAGGGCCACACCACCTACTGGTCCCGCTCCTACACTCTTCGACACCACTGCTGTGAGCAGGACCTGTGCAACTCGGCTACCACGCCGCGCCAGCTCCCCAGCTTCCTCCTCATCACCCTGCTTGTCCTCCTGGCCAGCTTCACCTGGGGAGGCCACCAGCCTCCAGTTCAAGACTCCTCCACTGTCACTGCAGCCCTGGCAACACCTACACAGAGATCTTTGGAGATCTGCCCAAGAACCTGA
- the LY6G6D gene encoding lymphocyte antigen 6 complex locus protein G6d isoform X1, with protein MNPLFAGILLSTLLGAALGNRMRCYDCGGGPSGSCKETVTTCGEDERCGFLERKPQPDLAQTKLPGNPSVTLIHHHPACVAAHHCNRVETEVVGDITYTTHRDCCVGDLCNGAVVSTAAPMSIVAAAVTMLAWLLPGLWRG; from the exons ATGAACCCCCTCTTTGCTGGGATCCTGCTCAGCACCTTGCTGGGGGCTGCCTTGG GAAACCGCATGCGGTGCTATGACTGCGGTGGAGGCCCCAGCGGCTCCTGCAAAGAGACGGTGACCACTTGCGGAGAGGACGAGCGCTGCGGCTTCCTGGAGCGCAAACCCCAACCAGACCTGGCACAGACCAAACTGCCTGGAAACC cTTCAGTGACCTTGATTCATCACCATCCAGCCTGCGTGGCAGCCCATCATTGCAATCGAGTGGAGACAGAAGTGGTGGGAGACATAACTTATACGACCCACAGGGACTGCTGCGTTGGCGACCTGTGCAACGGTGCTGTGGTGAGCACTGCGGCCCCCATGAGCATTGTGGCTGCCGCAGTCACCATGCTGGCCTGGCTCTTGCCAGGACTCTGGAGAGGGTAA
- the LY6G6D gene encoding lymphocyte antigen 6 complex locus protein G6d isoform X2, with product MRCYDCGGGPSGSCKETVTTCGEDERCGFLERKPQPDLAQTKLPGNPSVTLIHHHPACVAAHHCNRVETEVVGDITYTTHRDCCVGDLCNGAVVSTAAPMSIVAAAVTMLAWLLPGLWRG from the exons ATGCGGTGCTATGACTGCGGTGGAGGCCCCAGCGGCTCCTGCAAAGAGACGGTGACCACTTGCGGAGAGGACGAGCGCTGCGGCTTCCTGGAGCGCAAACCCCAACCAGACCTGGCACAGACCAAACTGCCTGGAAACC cTTCAGTGACCTTGATTCATCACCATCCAGCCTGCGTGGCAGCCCATCATTGCAATCGAGTGGAGACAGAAGTGGTGGGAGACATAACTTATACGACCCACAGGGACTGCTGCGTTGGCGACCTGTGCAACGGTGCTGTGGTGAGCACTGCGGCCCCCATGAGCATTGTGGCTGCCGCAGTCACCATGCTGGCCTGGCTCTTGCCAGGACTCTGGAGAGGGTAA
- the LY6G6C gene encoding lymphocyte antigen 6 complex locus protein G6c, whose product MTLTMRALLLLSLSALLCWVSADIRCHSCYKLPVLGCVDRKSCRLEPGQQCLTTHAYIGKMWVFSRLDCGTPGEPCKPAVNQTNQKGGLTYNTTCCSQDNCNSPAPRPMPALTLVFLTSLAGLGLWLLH is encoded by the exons ATGACCCTCACCATGAGagcccttctcctgctctccttGTCTGCTCTGCTCTGCTGGGTCTCAG CTGATATTCGATGTCACTCCTGCTACAAGCTCCCAGTGCTGGGCTGTGTGGACCGGAAGTCCTGCCGCCTGGAACCAGGACAGCAATGCCTGACAACCCACGCATACATCG GGAAGATGTGGGTTTTCTCCCGACttgactgtggcacaccaggagAGCCCTGTAAGCCGGCGGTCAACCAAACCAACCAGAAGGGGGGCCTAACCTATAACACCACCTGCTGCAGCCAGGACAACTGCAATAGCCCAGCCCCGCGGCCCATGCCGGCCCTGACCCTTGTCTTCCTCACCTCCTTGGCTGGCCTTGGCCTCTGGCTATTGCACTGA